The following coding sequences lie in one Myxococcus xanthus genomic window:
- a CDS encoding fimbria/pilus outer membrane usher protein — protein sequence MSLGALSAAAQDPVAANPSAPPMPIVADFTLNGVPRGATFPMLRGSDVLLPAATLEAHGVDLVALGGRLEVIEGKTYISARSLEPEGRCTLNERTVSLSCELPASVFDQTRINLGPQAPSDYAVRGSPSGFINYAAHARNTSLTFFGEAGASVGRGLLTTQARWRPGSVPLRGLTQLSLDFPKHMVRAIAGESTGFGGVLGGGAVVAGFHLMRTFELNPYFVRNPMQDFAGDVATPSTLEVYVNNHLVKRTELPPGPFRLENLTVPRGEGNTRYVIRDAFGRASEVNTSYYLSGQQLSPGVVDYRLSAGIERESVNLYNFDFGRPMLLGNFRMGLTSWLTPGVRLELAPNVVSTGAMQLIQLPFGELELSQAISRSERRTGLAAGVVYALQRRWVGGSVFGRGMNESYTHTSLELDDDHPTVETGGSLFLALGESVSVGGQAMLSRYQRDGWTTWLGATTSARLTDWSTLSFSANRSNSERGGSAVEGMVYLNAIFDSRTTGTVGHSQALRGEGTTSVDIARSVPMEGGLGYQVQGRVGAVDQAMARADFDSNVGRVSAGAEWFEGRMAGMAEVAGGLVLIGGRVRPTRAVDQGYALVRVKGVEGVGVRLNNHEIGRTDSSGELVVTRLQAYNANRLSLADHQVPLDVYIPSTEQVVATYQRGGVVLDFKTQTIRAYRGKVTIDSAEDTRWLSYGEIRAEKDGEKWSSPIGWNGEFELVGLPEGRLPATVVYPKGRCATSLEVPSLEGKVIDLGTVRCVHDDAK from the coding sequence TTGTCGTTGGGGGCCCTGTCAGCGGCCGCGCAAGACCCGGTGGCCGCCAACCCCTCCGCGCCGCCGATGCCCATCGTCGCGGACTTCACCCTGAACGGCGTGCCCCGCGGCGCCACCTTCCCCATGCTGCGCGGCAGCGACGTGCTGCTCCCCGCGGCCACGCTCGAGGCCCATGGCGTGGACCTGGTGGCGCTCGGGGGCCGCCTGGAAGTCATCGAAGGAAAGACATACATCTCCGCGCGGTCCCTGGAGCCCGAAGGGCGCTGCACCCTGAACGAGCGGACCGTCAGCCTGTCGTGCGAGCTGCCCGCGTCCGTCTTCGACCAGACGCGCATCAACCTGGGGCCGCAGGCGCCGTCGGACTACGCCGTCCGCGGCAGTCCCAGCGGCTTCATCAACTACGCGGCCCACGCCCGCAACACCTCGCTGACCTTCTTTGGAGAGGCCGGCGCGTCGGTGGGGCGGGGCCTGTTGACGACGCAGGCCAGGTGGCGGCCCGGCTCCGTGCCCCTGCGGGGGCTCACGCAGCTGTCGCTGGACTTCCCCAAGCACATGGTGCGCGCCATCGCGGGTGAGTCCACGGGATTTGGCGGCGTGCTGGGCGGCGGCGCGGTGGTGGCCGGCTTCCACCTCATGCGCACCTTCGAGCTGAATCCGTACTTCGTGCGCAACCCGATGCAGGACTTCGCGGGCGACGTCGCCACGCCGTCCACGTTGGAGGTCTACGTCAACAACCACCTGGTGAAGCGCACCGAGCTCCCGCCCGGTCCCTTCCGGCTGGAGAACCTCACGGTGCCCCGGGGCGAGGGCAACACGCGCTACGTCATCCGGGACGCGTTCGGCCGGGCGAGCGAGGTGAACACGTCCTACTATCTCAGCGGGCAGCAGCTCTCTCCGGGAGTGGTCGACTACCGACTCTCCGCGGGCATCGAGCGGGAGTCCGTCAATCTCTACAACTTCGACTTCGGCCGGCCCATGCTCCTGGGCAACTTCCGCATGGGCCTCACATCGTGGCTGACGCCGGGCGTGCGGTTGGAGCTGGCGCCCAACGTCGTCAGCACCGGCGCCATGCAGCTCATCCAGCTGCCTTTCGGCGAATTGGAGCTGTCACAGGCCATCAGCCGCAGCGAGCGGCGAACGGGGCTGGCGGCGGGCGTCGTGTACGCGCTCCAGCGCCGCTGGGTGGGGGGCTCCGTCTTCGGACGGGGCATGAACGAGTCCTACACACACACCAGCCTCGAGCTGGATGACGACCACCCCACCGTGGAGACGGGCGGCTCACTGTTCCTGGCGCTGGGGGAGAGTGTCAGCGTGGGCGGGCAGGCGATGCTGTCACGCTACCAGCGAGACGGGTGGACGACGTGGCTGGGCGCCACCACCTCCGCGCGGCTGACCGACTGGTCGACGTTGTCCTTCTCCGCCAACCGCAGCAATTCCGAGCGAGGCGGCTCCGCCGTCGAGGGAATGGTGTACCTGAACGCCATCTTCGACTCCCGCACCACGGGCACGGTGGGACACTCCCAGGCGCTGCGCGGGGAAGGCACCACGTCGGTGGACATCGCCCGCTCGGTGCCCATGGAGGGCGGCCTGGGCTACCAGGTGCAGGGCCGGGTGGGGGCGGTGGACCAGGCGATGGCGCGCGCCGACTTCGACTCCAACGTGGGCCGCGTCAGCGCGGGCGCGGAGTGGTTCGAAGGACGGATGGCGGGCATGGCCGAGGTCGCCGGCGGCCTGGTGCTGATTGGCGGGCGCGTGCGTCCCACGCGCGCGGTGGACCAGGGCTACGCGCTGGTTCGCGTGAAGGGCGTGGAGGGCGTGGGCGTGCGGCTCAACAACCACGAAATCGGGCGCACGGACTCCAGCGGCGAGCTGGTGGTGACGCGGCTCCAGGCCTACAACGCCAACCGGCTCTCGCTGGCGGACCATCAGGTGCCGCTGGACGTCTACATCCCCTCCACGGAGCAGGTGGTGGCCACGTACCAGCGAGGCGGCGTGGTGCTGGACTTCAAGACGCAGACGATCCGCGCCTACCGGGGCAAGGTGACCATCGACTCGGCGGAGGATACGCGCTGGCTGTCCTACGGTGAGATTCGCGCCGAGAAGGACGGAGAGAAGTGGAGCTCACCCATCGGGTGGAATGGTGAGTTCGAACTGGTGGGCCTGCCCGAAGGGCGTCTGCCGGCGACAGTCGTCTACCCCAAGGGCCGTTGCGCGACCTCGCTGGAAGTTCCATCCCTCGAGGGCAAGGTCATTGACCTGGGAACCGTGAGGTGTGTCCATGACGATGCGAAATAG
- a CDS encoding molecular chaperone — MRNRLLSWTGGLMCSAALEWIAMGTASAAELDVSPVRLELDSSARGVVMNVRNKSSETTRFQASVYSWVQDEEGRMSLAPTQDLFFFPSMLTLEPGESRPIRVGSSSAPQDNERSFRIVVEELPPLQPSTQSTGLNVLTRVSVPVFVAPKKKTVQGQIAEAVLRESKFHVRVRNPGTVNFFIRNLRVRGLDAKGKRLVEKEEPGWYVLAGDAQVYAMEIAGKACRKVRTVEVEMETDQGVLRQTSPVDSPAPCAR, encoded by the coding sequence ATGCGTAACCGTCTTCTGTCTTGGACCGGCGGCCTGATGTGTTCGGCTGCCTTGGAATGGATTGCCATGGGGACCGCGAGCGCGGCTGAGCTCGATGTCAGTCCGGTTCGGCTTGAATTGGATTCAAGCGCCCGTGGCGTGGTGATGAACGTGAGGAACAAGAGCAGCGAAACCACACGCTTCCAAGCCTCTGTCTATTCCTGGGTTCAGGACGAAGAAGGGCGCATGTCGCTCGCGCCGACTCAGGATTTGTTCTTCTTCCCGTCCATGTTGACGTTGGAGCCCGGGGAGTCCCGCCCCATCCGGGTGGGGAGCTCCTCGGCTCCACAGGATAACGAACGCTCCTTCCGAATCGTCGTGGAGGAGCTTCCCCCGCTGCAACCGTCCACCCAGTCAACTGGGTTGAATGTCCTCACCCGCGTCTCAGTGCCTGTCTTTGTCGCACCCAAGAAGAAGACCGTTCAAGGCCAGATCGCGGAAGCCGTGCTGCGCGAGTCGAAGTTCCATGTCCGGGTGCGGAACCCGGGCACGGTGAACTTCTTCATCCGGAACCTCCGGGTGCGGGGGCTCGACGCGAAGGGCAAGCGGCTGGTCGAGAAAGAGGAGCCCGGCTGGTACGTCCTGGCGGGCGACGCGCAGGTGTATGCCATGGAGATCGCTGGCAAGGCCTGCCGCAAGGTCCGCACGGTGGAAGTGGAGATGGAGACCGACCAGGGCGTGCTCCGTCAGACCTCCCCCGTGGATTCTCCCGCTCCCTGCGCTCGCTGA
- the pru gene encoding fruiting body spore coat protein U, translating to MNAIKTAVAAVTAAASLVAFSPAEAATATANLNVTANVGGSCAIGSGGGGGTLNFGTYDPIIVNSALGIDLFGTGTLSVQCTLLGTAVITLGQGLHPSAGSTDAAPLRRMRNTASADYLAYNLYQDVTRLIVWGNTAGTGLPFLGTGLPVPVLVYGTVPRGQNVPSGTYNDTVVATITF from the coding sequence ATGAACGCAATCAAGACTGCCGTTGCCGCTGTCACCGCCGCCGCGTCTCTCGTCGCCTTCTCGCCCGCTGAGGCCGCCACCGCCACCGCCAACCTGAACGTCACCGCCAACGTCGGTGGCTCCTGCGCCATTGGCTCCGGCGGCGGCGGCGGCACGCTGAACTTCGGCACCTACGATCCCATCATCGTCAACTCCGCGCTGGGCATCGACCTGTTCGGCACGGGCACGCTGAGCGTGCAGTGCACCCTGCTCGGCACCGCGGTCATCACCCTGGGCCAGGGCCTGCACCCGTCCGCGGGCTCGACGGACGCGGCCCCGCTGCGCCGGATGCGCAACACGGCGTCGGCGGACTACCTCGCGTACAACCTGTACCAGGACGTCACCCGCCTCATCGTGTGGGGTAACACCGCTGGCACGGGCCTCCCGTTCCTGGGCACGGGCCTGCCCGTCCCCGTGCTGGTCTACGGCACGGTTCCGCGCGGCCAGAACGTTCCCTCCGGCACGTACAACGACACCGTCGTCGCCACCATCACCTTCTGA
- a CDS encoding N-acetylmuramoyl-L-alanine amidase, with amino-acid sequence MHSRLVIVLPVLLLLVPSAVGAAKRDEAEEAYQGARKVYYALKDDAARRKLRHHWLNVVTRFESVAARFPKSDRAPDALFTAAEMLQELSRISFVEDDLKAAITDYTKLLEGYPKHRLSDDGALALAKIHVHRLDQPESARKVLTETLAINGKGDRAREMRELLASLPSPKAPPPPPRKAAPVVAKVDSSASGKTGTAGKAVTVADSGKSSASSKAVTSTDTSSADTSSAGDSDTSKAVASADTSKDAQPEPAVEASVPAERPASSLVAAIEKMAREPSPRIPQKEPSAPVKADTREGSLDAAVAAAMASKPAAAEPPRPITRPVDDKVAQARLKAVAKQSRSMELTLAEQLGLKVRRVVIDPGHGGHDTGAIGKGGTREKDVALSISLKLAEELREKGLEVVLTRDDDRFIRLEDRAKYANAEHGDLFISIHCNAAEKRTLRGIETYTLNTSADRYSIRLAARENASSEKGISDLQFILADLATKANTEESSRLASHVQRSLVGDLSRKYKGIRDLGHKEALFYVLLGVKMPAILVETSFLSNPDEEARLKSNVYQTEVAKAIAHGVEEFLGDRRRVAKVD; translated from the coding sequence ATGCACTCGCGCCTCGTCATCGTGCTGCCCGTGCTGCTGCTGCTCGTCCCGAGCGCGGTGGGGGCCGCCAAGCGAGACGAGGCCGAGGAGGCCTACCAGGGTGCTCGCAAGGTCTACTACGCGCTGAAGGACGACGCGGCCCGGCGCAAGCTGCGCCATCACTGGCTGAACGTGGTGACGCGCTTCGAATCCGTGGCCGCTCGCTTCCCGAAGTCGGACCGCGCGCCGGATGCCCTGTTCACCGCGGCGGAGATGCTCCAGGAACTGAGCCGCATCTCCTTCGTGGAGGACGACCTCAAGGCCGCCATCACCGACTACACCAAGTTGCTGGAGGGCTACCCGAAGCACCGGCTGTCGGATGACGGGGCGCTGGCGCTCGCGAAGATTCACGTCCACCGGCTGGACCAGCCGGAGTCCGCGCGCAAGGTCCTGACGGAGACGCTGGCCATCAACGGCAAGGGTGACCGTGCGCGGGAGATGCGGGAGTTGCTGGCCTCGCTGCCGTCGCCCAAGGCCCCGCCGCCGCCGCCTCGCAAGGCCGCGCCTGTCGTGGCCAAGGTTGATTCCTCCGCGTCGGGCAAGACGGGCACCGCTGGCAAGGCGGTCACCGTGGCTGATTCCGGCAAGAGCTCCGCGTCGAGCAAGGCCGTCACCTCGACCGACACGTCCTCGGCTGATACCTCCAGCGCGGGCGACAGCGACACGTCCAAGGCTGTTGCCTCCGCCGACACGTCCAAGGACGCGCAGCCGGAGCCGGCCGTGGAGGCCTCGGTGCCCGCGGAGCGGCCTGCGTCCAGCCTGGTGGCCGCCATCGAGAAGATGGCGCGCGAGCCGTCGCCCAGGATTCCGCAGAAGGAGCCGAGCGCGCCCGTGAAGGCGGACACGCGCGAAGGCAGCCTGGACGCGGCCGTCGCCGCAGCCATGGCCTCGAAGCCCGCTGCCGCGGAGCCCCCGCGTCCCATCACCCGTCCGGTGGACGACAAGGTGGCGCAGGCCCGGCTGAAGGCCGTGGCCAAGCAGTCGCGCAGCATGGAGCTGACGCTGGCGGAGCAGCTCGGCCTGAAGGTGCGGCGCGTGGTCATCGACCCCGGCCACGGCGGCCACGACACGGGCGCCATCGGCAAGGGGGGGACGCGCGAAAAGGACGTGGCGTTGTCCATCTCCCTCAAGCTGGCGGAGGAGCTGCGCGAGAAGGGCCTGGAGGTGGTGCTCACCCGCGACGATGACCGGTTCATCCGCCTGGAGGACCGCGCCAAGTATGCCAACGCCGAGCACGGCGACCTGTTCATCTCCATCCACTGCAACGCCGCGGAGAAGCGCACGCTGCGCGGCATCGAGACGTACACCCTCAACACGTCGGCGGACCGCTACTCCATCCGTCTGGCCGCGCGGGAGAACGCGTCCTCGGAGAAGGGCATCAGCGACCTCCAGTTCATCCTGGCCGACCTGGCCACGAAGGCGAACACCGAGGAGTCCTCGCGGCTCGCCAGCCACGTGCAGCGCAGCCTCGTGGGGGATCTCTCCCGCAAGTACAAGGGCATCCGTGACCTGGGCCACAAGGAAGCGCTCTTCTATGTGTTGTTGGGCGTGAAGATGCCGGCCATTCTGGTGGAGACGTCGTTCCTCTCAAACCCAGACGAAGAGGCGCGTCTCAAGTCCAATGTCTACCAGACCGAGGTCGCCAAGGCGATTGCCCATGGCGTGGAGGAGTTCCTCGGAGACCGTCGCCGCGTGGCGAAGGTGGACTGA
- a CDS encoding DUF3592 domain-containing protein: MQLAIPHAPRKVRLTQVPGAVGRVVRGVLLGLVAVAVLGTGAGWAGRYFVEEQGFAARAEEVEGLVVASRLPPADARDGGEAALEVLYTFAEAEHSVSGIRTFAEYAEGLGRGARVTLLVDPATPDRPREAGFARSRALRVGLLPWGIGLGVLVAVGYFAWEMRRLWRSEVEPLRLGALVWLTPDGPLPETRGEVSFPAHYFRQDVKHAVRARVRPGRAPVRNGEKVLAAVVPRQPGWARVIDQDLAGVLGWLR, encoded by the coding sequence ATGCAGCTGGCCATTCCGCATGCCCCCCGAAAGGTCCGACTGACGCAGGTGCCCGGCGCCGTGGGGCGCGTGGTGCGAGGCGTCCTCCTGGGATTGGTGGCGGTAGCGGTCCTGGGCACCGGTGCCGGCTGGGCCGGACGCTACTTCGTTGAGGAGCAGGGCTTCGCCGCCCGTGCGGAGGAAGTGGAGGGGCTGGTGGTGGCCTCCCGCCTGCCGCCCGCGGACGCCCGGGATGGCGGGGAAGCCGCCCTGGAGGTGCTCTACACCTTCGCGGAGGCGGAGCACTCCGTGTCCGGCATCCGGACCTTCGCCGAGTACGCCGAGGGCCTGGGGCGGGGCGCCCGGGTGACGCTGCTGGTGGACCCCGCCACGCCGGACCGGCCGCGCGAGGCTGGCTTCGCTCGCTCCCGGGCGCTGCGCGTGGGGCTGCTCCCCTGGGGCATCGGCCTGGGCGTGCTCGTGGCCGTGGGGTACTTCGCGTGGGAGATGCGGCGGCTGTGGCGCTCCGAGGTGGAGCCACTGCGGCTGGGCGCGCTGGTGTGGCTGACGCCGGACGGGCCCCTGCCGGAGACTCGGGGCGAGGTGTCCTTTCCGGCCCACTATTTCCGGCAGGACGTGAAACACGCGGTTCGCGCGCGGGTCCGGCCGGGGCGAGCGCCCGTGCGAAACGGGGAGAAGGTGCTGGCGGCGGTGGTGCCCCGGCAGCCTGGGTGGGCGCGCGTCATCGACCAGGACCTCGCGGGCGTGCTGGGGTGGCTGCGCTGA
- a CDS encoding DUF3616 domain-containing protein: MRLLPVCMGVLVWGCSAHSVGERPDAVAAASMDGREVLRFEGMCDASGAVSLGGDLFVVGDDEDNILRVYDARRGGPPVQSVDLSPHLELPAAKKKAPEADIEAATGLGSLSFWLTSHGRSSSGKKAPSRLRFFATEETDAVPRLVGRPYTQLLDDMLAAPQLARFGLDGAETKAPKAPGGLNIEGMTAMPDGRSILVGFRSPVPDGKALLVPLLNPVSLVEEEGARAQLGEPVQLDLGGLGIRSLSWWRGRYLIISGGTAGEGTSRLFTWRGGEDAPVAVESVDLAGLNPEAFFTPEDAEEILLLSDDGTALVDGVECKRLKDAARKRFRGVWVRLSESP; the protein is encoded by the coding sequence ATGAGGCTGCTGCCTGTCTGCATGGGAGTCCTGGTCTGGGGGTGTTCGGCGCACAGCGTGGGGGAACGGCCCGACGCCGTAGCCGCCGCGTCCATGGATGGCCGCGAGGTGCTGCGCTTCGAGGGCATGTGTGACGCCTCCGGCGCGGTGTCGCTCGGCGGCGACCTGTTCGTCGTGGGCGACGACGAGGACAACATCCTCCGTGTCTATGACGCGCGCCGGGGCGGTCCGCCGGTGCAGAGCGTGGACCTGTCCCCGCACCTGGAGCTGCCCGCGGCGAAGAAGAAGGCCCCGGAGGCGGACATCGAGGCGGCCACCGGGCTGGGCTCGCTGTCCTTCTGGCTGACATCCCACGGCCGCAGCAGCTCCGGGAAGAAGGCGCCCAGCCGGCTGCGCTTCTTCGCCACTGAGGAGACGGACGCGGTGCCCCGCTTGGTGGGGCGGCCGTACACGCAGCTCCTGGATGACATGCTCGCGGCGCCGCAGCTGGCGCGCTTCGGGCTGGACGGGGCGGAGACGAAGGCGCCCAAGGCCCCGGGCGGGCTCAACATCGAGGGCATGACGGCCATGCCGGATGGGCGCTCCATCCTCGTGGGCTTCCGCAGCCCCGTGCCCGACGGCAAGGCGCTGCTGGTACCGCTGCTCAATCCGGTGTCGTTGGTAGAGGAGGAGGGCGCACGGGCCCAGCTGGGCGAGCCCGTGCAACTGGACCTGGGCGGCCTGGGCATCCGTTCGCTGTCCTGGTGGCGAGGCCGCTACCTCATCATCAGCGGTGGCACGGCGGGAGAGGGCACCTCGCGCCTGTTCACCTGGCGCGGCGGTGAGGATGCTCCGGTCGCCGTGGAATCGGTGGACCTGGCGGGCCTGAACCCGGAGGCCTTCTTCACGCCGGAGGACGCCGAGGAGATCCTGCTGCTCAGCGACGACGGCACCGCGCTGGTGGACGGCGTCGAGTGCAAGCGACTGAAGGACGCGGCGCGCAAGCGCTTCCGGGGCGTCTGGGTTCGGCTGTCGGAGTCGCCGTGA
- a CDS encoding sugar O-acetyltransferase: MKSERQKMLDGELYDPFDAELVAARVRARDLCQTLNATREGEQEERRRILRELVGAGGETVWMQPPFFCDYGTNIELGERVFFNFNCVVLDVCKVQIGDYTLFGPGVQIYTPMHPFNAELRRKEEFGKPVTIGSDVWVGGGAIILPGVRIGSRAVIGAGSVVTRDVPDGVFAAGNPCRVIREITE, translated from the coding sequence ATGAAGAGTGAGCGCCAGAAGATGCTGGACGGAGAGCTTTACGATCCGTTTGACGCGGAGTTGGTGGCGGCACGTGTTCGTGCGCGGGACCTCTGCCAGACGCTCAACGCCACCCGTGAAGGTGAGCAGGAGGAGCGGAGGCGCATTCTTCGCGAACTGGTCGGCGCGGGTGGCGAGACGGTGTGGATGCAGCCGCCCTTTTTCTGTGACTACGGCACGAACATCGAGTTGGGCGAGCGGGTGTTCTTCAACTTCAACTGCGTCGTGCTGGACGTGTGCAAGGTCCAGATCGGCGACTACACGCTCTTCGGACCTGGGGTGCAGATCTACACGCCCATGCACCCGTTCAACGCGGAGCTGCGGCGGAAGGAGGAGTTCGGCAAGCCCGTCACCATCGGTTCGGATGTCTGGGTGGGCGGTGGGGCCATCATCCTCCCTGGCGTACGAATCGGCTCACGCGCCGTCATTGGCGCCGGCAGCGTCGTGACCCGGGACGTGCCTGACGGGGTCTTCGCCGCCGGGAACCCGTGTCGTGTCATCCGCGAGATTACGGAGTAG
- a CDS encoding DUF998 domain-containing protein codes for MSLWVLVAAIVAGLLAAVPPWWFARRRPGYSHFRNTISELGETGAPDAARVAWLAFAPLGLAVWGFAALLGGRLPDDAGTGLVLLSMLGVSYVGAAVFPCDAGAPFWGTWRNQMHNLVATIGYFGAGAGLIELGRTFEDLATLSTLARVTSMLGKGVLAGIFVLSFESPVRGLTQRLIEAAVFGWMVLVGVWLVLGP; via the coding sequence ATGAGCCTCTGGGTCCTCGTCGCGGCGATTGTTGCCGGGTTGCTGGCCGCCGTCCCTCCATGGTGGTTCGCGCGGCGGCGTCCCGGCTACAGCCACTTCAGGAACACCATCAGCGAGCTCGGGGAGACCGGGGCCCCCGATGCGGCCCGAGTCGCCTGGCTCGCCTTCGCACCCCTGGGCCTCGCGGTCTGGGGCTTCGCGGCGTTGCTTGGAGGGCGACTGCCGGACGACGCCGGAACCGGCCTCGTGCTGCTTTCGATGCTGGGCGTGAGCTACGTCGGCGCCGCGGTGTTCCCGTGTGACGCTGGAGCACCGTTCTGGGGGACGTGGCGGAACCAGATGCACAACCTCGTCGCCACCATCGGCTACTTCGGCGCGGGAGCTGGGTTGATTGAGCTCGGGCGCACCTTCGAGGACCTGGCGACGCTGTCCACCCTTGCGCGGGTCACGTCGATGCTGGGTAAGGGCGTCCTCGCCGGAATCTTCGTGCTGTCGTTCGAGTCGCCTGTGCGCGGACTCACCCAGCGCCTCATCGAAGCGGCGGTGTTCGGCTGGATGGTGCTGGTGGGCGTGTGGTTGGTGTTGGGGCCGTGA
- a CDS encoding amidohydrolase, giving the protein MSGPLRRDVSCLPRAFPRYSVLGAALAFLSSCAAPVERGPARPGSTLFLGKVLTMDDKGTVAEAVLVDDRGQILKVGKAFDLQQGLSTSVEVVQLAPGQVLMPGFFDPHMHFLPTLIQSVLGSHDLAPCLPPPYRVDPSVDCKSRSEVLRALSSMKVEDSSAIGSDVFVLGMNLDPSRQTFDNSTGCGKGGPSTFMAQPKFYLDACVTKDRPVLILDQSGHLAYVNQKAFEAVCPNGVVKGCKPPDSVGQGGGEWATDASGNFTGLLRESSGYAPFMKAMQQNLPLALMHSDPVKLAEQGGAEIDRAILALRDAGVTTIADGGLQSVAQVNAVKRFTELPGFPFRITGVVVAEAASGANLQPTAPACEPKAGNDCALPKWLGAGGIKIWVDGSTQGCTAKLDSPYHYLEGGHCSGEGEGRADYDNAQAIVDQLSPLWNQGTWRFNLHANGNGANTWALDALSQLQQGKENPHRVLLIHNTVGQPALSKRIGDLRKGAGTLDKKSVPALDVQVTHLIGHVAYWGHAFVGMLGQETANEIDPIAYDRENEIPFSFHSDSMVTPTRPLWFVEQAVTRRTWSYPDFTREYVLGAKHAATVEEALRAITVVPARHHELDTLLGSIEPGKVADFVVLGANPLDFDPAKGGDPTKISQIPVIQTYINGRATSSRH; this is encoded by the coding sequence ATGTCTGGACCTCTGCGTCGAGATGTCTCATGTCTTCCCCGTGCATTCCCTCGCTACTCCGTGCTTGGGGCCGCACTCGCTTTCCTGTCGTCCTGTGCGGCGCCCGTCGAGCGCGGCCCCGCCAGGCCTGGCTCCACCTTGTTCCTGGGGAAGGTCCTCACCATGGACGACAAGGGGACCGTCGCCGAGGCCGTCCTGGTGGATGACCGGGGACAGATCCTGAAGGTCGGCAAGGCGTTCGATCTCCAGCAGGGGCTGTCCACGTCGGTGGAGGTGGTCCAGCTCGCGCCCGGACAAGTGCTGATGCCGGGCTTCTTCGACCCGCACATGCACTTCCTGCCCACGCTCATCCAGAGTGTGTTGGGCTCGCATGACCTGGCGCCCTGTTTGCCGCCTCCGTACCGGGTGGACCCGTCCGTGGACTGCAAGTCCCGCAGCGAGGTGCTGCGCGCGCTCTCCTCGATGAAGGTGGAGGATTCGAGTGCCATCGGGAGCGACGTCTTCGTCCTGGGCATGAACCTGGATCCGTCGAGGCAGACGTTCGACAACTCGACGGGGTGCGGGAAGGGCGGCCCTTCGACCTTCATGGCGCAGCCGAAGTTCTACCTCGACGCATGCGTGACCAAGGACCGGCCGGTGCTCATCCTGGACCAGTCGGGCCACCTGGCCTACGTGAACCAGAAGGCCTTCGAGGCCGTCTGTCCGAACGGAGTCGTCAAGGGCTGCAAGCCGCCCGACTCCGTTGGTCAGGGCGGGGGCGAGTGGGCCACGGATGCGTCTGGAAACTTCACGGGCCTGCTGCGGGAGTCGTCCGGCTACGCGCCGTTCATGAAGGCGATGCAGCAGAACCTGCCCCTGGCGCTGATGCACTCCGATCCGGTCAAGCTCGCGGAGCAGGGCGGCGCGGAGATCGATCGCGCCATCCTGGCGCTGCGTGACGCGGGCGTCACCACCATCGCGGATGGTGGTCTCCAGAGCGTGGCGCAGGTCAACGCCGTGAAGCGGTTCACCGAGCTGCCCGGGTTCCCCTTCCGAATCACGGGCGTCGTGGTCGCGGAGGCCGCGTCGGGTGCGAATCTCCAGCCGACGGCGCCCGCCTGTGAGCCGAAGGCGGGCAATGACTGTGCGCTGCCGAAGTGGCTGGGCGCTGGCGGCATCAAGATCTGGGTCGATGGCTCGACGCAGGGCTGCACCGCGAAGCTTGATTCGCCGTATCACTACCTGGAGGGTGGGCACTGCTCGGGTGAAGGCGAGGGCCGGGCGGACTACGACAACGCGCAGGCCATCGTGGACCAGTTGAGCCCGCTCTGGAATCAGGGGACGTGGCGGTTCAATCTCCACGCCAACGGCAACGGGGCGAACACCTGGGCGCTGGATGCGTTGTCGCAGCTCCAGCAGGGGAAGGAGAACCCCCACCGGGTCCTCCTCATCCACAACACGGTGGGCCAGCCCGCGCTCTCCAAGCGCATTGGTGACCTGCGCAAGGGAGCGGGCACCCTGGACAAGAAGTCGGTGCCCGCGCTCGACGTCCAGGTGACGCACCTCATCGGGCACGTGGCGTACTGGGGTCACGCGTTCGTGGGGATGCTGGGGCAGGAGACCGCGAACGAAATCGACCCCATCGCCTATGACCGTGAGAATGAGATTCCCTTCTCGTTCCACAGCGATTCGATGGTGACCCCGACGCGTCCCCTCTGGTTCGTGGAGCAGGCCGTCACGCGGCGCACCTGGTCCTATCCGGACTTCACGAGGGAGTACGTGCTGGGCGCCAAGCACGCGGCGACCGTCGAGGAGGCGCTGCGCGCCATCACGGTGGTGCCGGCCCGCCACCATGAGCTCGACACGTTGCTGGGCAGCATCGAGCCCGGCAAGGTGGCGGACTTCGTCGTGCTGGGCGCCAACCCGCTCGATTTCGATCCGGCCAAGGGCGGCGACCCCACGAAGATCAGCCAGATTCCGGTGATCCAGACGTACATCAACGGGCGGGCCACCAGCAGCCGTCACTGA